In Paenibacillus sp. 1781tsa1, one DNA window encodes the following:
- a CDS encoding PotD/PotF family extracellular solute-binding protein, which translates to MFKSNKKRFLSLASLTLAGTLVLSACGGAGNSSNTAGESDSSGAGAGADKVKLTMFIWAGSNQDVVPKEVVAEYVKEHPNVEVTFEESSNSVMYPKMVAGKQADANNPVVNFGYFNADATAKGLNDDMWEPLDTSIVTNIKDIPESFHKPDNKGVVWGVSSFALVYNKDLVKTPPTSWNDLWDNEEFKGKTALWDYMFYSYISPLIAAKGQEIGASYENPEPAFQFWADRSDQIGTLVSSNDQLKALLESGDALIAPFSAQVAQTWIDGGSPLAVAYPSEGAISFPYTLQVVKGSTPEQARVANEIINELLSAEALSQYAEATGTPVTSTTAAVPDKYKDDPSFSVETQSSGINPDWDVLAQNSSSWKELWDRLVKTKLQ; encoded by the coding sequence ATGTTTAAATCAAACAAAAAACGCTTTCTCAGCCTCGCCTCACTGACACTGGCCGGTACATTGGTGCTTTCCGCTTGTGGTGGAGCCGGTAACTCAAGTAATACTGCCGGAGAGAGCGATTCTTCAGGAGCAGGAGCAGGCGCAGACAAAGTTAAGCTGACGATGTTTATCTGGGCCGGTTCCAATCAGGATGTTGTTCCTAAAGAAGTGGTTGCCGAGTATGTGAAAGAACATCCCAACGTTGAAGTCACTTTTGAGGAGTCCTCCAATTCGGTAATGTATCCAAAGATGGTGGCAGGCAAGCAGGCTGATGCCAACAATCCGGTCGTCAACTTCGGTTATTTCAATGCAGATGCGACGGCTAAAGGTTTGAACGATGACATGTGGGAGCCATTAGATACAAGCATCGTAACCAATATCAAGGATATCCCGGAGTCCTTCCACAAGCCAGACAATAAAGGTGTGGTCTGGGGCGTTTCGAGCTTCGCCCTGGTATATAACAAAGACCTGGTAAAAACGCCGCCTACCAGCTGGAACGATCTATGGGATAACGAGGAGTTCAAAGGAAAAACTGCGCTCTGGGACTACATGTTTTATTCCTATATCTCCCCGCTTATTGCTGCCAAAGGTCAAGAAATTGGCGCATCCTATGAAAATCCCGAGCCAGCCTTCCAGTTCTGGGCAGATCGCAGTGACCAGATTGGCACATTGGTTTCATCTAATGATCAGCTGAAAGCACTGCTGGAGTCAGGTGATGCACTCATTGCCCCATTCAGTGCACAGGTTGCGCAGACATGGATTGATGGAGGTTCTCCACTTGCCGTAGCATATCCAAGCGAAGGTGCCATCTCCTTCCCGTACACACTTCAGGTCGTGAAGGGCTCAACACCTGAGCAGGCACGTGTTGCAAACGAAATCATTAACGAATTGTTGAGCGCAGAGGCGCTGTCACAATACGCAGAAGCGACGGGTACGCCAGTAACCAGTACGACAGCTGCAGTTCCAGACAAGTACAAGGATGATCCTTCATTCTCCGTTGAAACGCAAAGTAGCGGCATTAATCCAGACTGGGATGTGCTCGCACAGAACAGCTCTTCCTGGAAGGAACTATGGGACCGACTCGTGAAAACAAAGCTTCAATAA
- a CDS encoding Xaa-Pro peptidase family protein, whose product MNNPQHLSHSSGLNRDRAEEVMKAQGLSALIATTPENIHYVIGSQLRASNWTMQIYAVLPADRSARPCIVIPTNRLGVVAQFGITGVDIFAYSDFFVEGSIEGKLSTDDIDLFYSLLQTTVIHPNPVEALKAALKQLEIEDQPIGIDEMRIAPDILTRIKEEVPDRPVIPAYKLFREIRLVKTPFEIEQLRQAAQLNERIEQELIDLIATGVHEKQLADHYRLAVMRAGGTPAMTAVGAGPRSALPLIENYFHTIETGDQIRFDLCLQLEGYWGDTGRTVVAGEPTAWMKKHFNAVKSGWETALERVRPGVKASEVFHAAVSRVQREGIPHYRRQHVGHAIGLELYDDITLSPGDQRVLESGMVLCVEVPYYELGAGGFQIEDTIVVTPDGYEFLTHMERKLFTK is encoded by the coding sequence ATGAATAATCCACAGCATCTGTCCCATAGCTCAGGTCTAAATCGGGATCGGGCGGAAGAAGTGATGAAAGCTCAGGGGCTAAGTGCCCTGATCGCAACTACTCCGGAGAACATTCACTATGTCATCGGGTCCCAGCTGCGTGCAAGCAACTGGACGATGCAGATTTATGCGGTTCTGCCTGCGGATAGATCTGCTAGGCCGTGTATCGTCATTCCAACGAATCGGTTGGGCGTGGTGGCCCAATTCGGTATCACTGGAGTGGACATATTTGCCTACAGTGATTTTTTCGTGGAAGGTTCAATTGAAGGCAAACTTTCAACTGACGACATCGATCTGTTCTATTCTCTCCTACAAACGACGGTTATTCATCCAAATCCAGTTGAAGCACTCAAGGCAGCATTAAAACAGCTTGAGATCGAAGATCAGCCGATTGGAATCGATGAGATGCGGATCGCTCCAGATATTCTGACGAGAATCAAGGAGGAGGTTCCTGACAGACCGGTAATTCCTGCATATAAGTTGTTCCGAGAAATCCGCCTGGTCAAGACACCTTTTGAAATCGAGCAACTGCGTCAGGCTGCCCAATTAAATGAACGGATTGAGCAGGAACTCATTGACCTGATTGCCACAGGTGTTCATGAGAAGCAACTTGCCGATCATTATCGTCTGGCTGTGATGAGAGCAGGTGGGACTCCCGCAATGACAGCGGTAGGGGCAGGGCCACGTAGTGCCTTGCCACTCATTGAAAATTATTTTCATACGATTGAGACCGGAGATCAGATCCGTTTCGACCTTTGCCTACAGCTGGAGGGATATTGGGGAGATACGGGCCGCACAGTTGTTGCAGGGGAGCCTACCGCTTGGATGAAAAAACATTTTAATGCAGTCAAAAGTGGATGGGAGACGGCCCTTGAGCGTGTGCGCCCTGGCGTCAAGGCATCAGAAGTATTCCATGCGGCAGTATCTCGCGTACAGCGTGAGGGGATTCCGCATTACCGACGTCAGCATGTCGGACATGCCATCGGGTTGGAATTGTACGACGATATAACCCTCTCTCCAGGTGACCAGCGCGTACTTGAGTCCGGAATGGTGCTATGTGTTGAGGTACCCTATTACGAGCTCGGTGCTGGTGGATTCCAAATTGAAGATACAATTGTCGTAACGCCAGATGGTTATGAGTTTCTGACCCATATGGAGCGGAAACTGTTCACTAAATAA
- a CDS encoding ABC transporter ATP-binding protein, with protein MSSGQETISIETREVTKIYGERAAVDHVTLQVKKGEFVSLLGPSGCGKTTLLRMLGGLEQPDQGTIMLGGRDVTGVPAYGRNSNMIFQQLALFPHMDLFNNIAYGLKVKKLPKADIQRQVGEMLDLVQLGDYGRRAVSELSGGQAQRVAIARALINRPEVLLLDEPLSALDMQLRLDMQRELKRIQREFGGTFIFVTHDQSEAMNMSDRIGVMRAGRLLQYATPDEIYERPADSFVAKFIGDTNLFETKVLGHDINGIRVECFGNSLLVKVRVGNAVPKVGAGHSLSIRNEYIRLGEDANLCLNKLDGHVIEAVYGGANIRYSVQIAEDFLVQASVLHQRGVSRYSPGEPIQIGFDPEDALLLSEPMHDHVQGAGI; from the coding sequence ATGAGCAGCGGACAAGAAACCATATCCATTGAAACAAGGGAAGTCACGAAGATCTATGGTGAACGAGCCGCCGTTGATCATGTAACACTCCAAGTGAAAAAGGGCGAATTCGTTTCCTTGCTTGGTCCGAGTGGCTGTGGCAAAACAACACTGCTGCGCATGCTTGGCGGACTTGAGCAACCGGATCAGGGCACCATTATGCTGGGAGGCCGGGATGTGACTGGCGTTCCAGCCTATGGACGCAATAGCAATATGATTTTTCAGCAGCTTGCGCTGTTCCCTCATATGGACTTATTCAACAACATTGCCTATGGGCTAAAGGTAAAGAAGTTACCAAAAGCCGATATTCAACGGCAAGTAGGTGAGATGCTGGATCTGGTCCAGCTCGGAGACTATGGCAGGCGTGCAGTGTCCGAGCTGTCCGGGGGGCAGGCCCAACGCGTCGCCATTGCTCGCGCACTGATCAACAGACCCGAAGTGCTGCTGCTTGACGAACCTCTCTCTGCATTGGACATGCAGCTGCGTCTCGATATGCAGCGTGAACTGAAACGCATCCAGCGCGAGTTCGGTGGGACGTTTATCTTTGTAACGCATGATCAGAGTGAGGCTATGAACATGTCTGACCGAATTGGAGTCATGCGCGCCGGAAGGCTGCTGCAATATGCAACCCCTGATGAAATCTATGAAAGACCGGCCGATAGTTTCGTAGCCAAATTCATTGGAGATACCAACCTCTTTGAGACGAAAGTGTTAGGACATGATATCAATGGAATTCGGGTAGAATGTTTCGGCAATTCATTGCTGGTGAAAGTCAGAGTTGGAAATGCTGTACCGAAAGTGGGAGCAGGCCATTCATTATCGATTCGTAATGAGTATATTCGACTTGGAGAAGATGCAAATCTTTGCCTTAATAAACTGGATGGACATGTGATTGAAGCGGTGTACGGCGGAGCAAATATTCGTTACAGCGTGCAGATTGCAGAGGATTTCCTGGTTCAGGCCAGTGTGCTGCATCAGCGGGGAGTCTCACGTTATAGTCCAGGTGAGCCCATACAAATTGGCTTCGATCCAGAGGACGCGCTCTTGTTATCTGAACCCATGCATGACCATGTACAGGGTGCAGGAATATGA
- a CDS encoding hydantoinase B/oxoprolinase family protein: protein MIGDKVFLEIFNNRIQAAVEEMANVVLRTGFTAFVKETGDFGTYLLSPSGETFGSPLETGYNLSLGIPAAATINSIEDWKEGDLVICNDPYSTKGMVTHLPDIHLIKPYFHEERIIAYGMCFVHSSDVGGKVPGSVSPSAYDIHMEGIRIAPVKLYEAGVLNEQILRMFLDNSRIPEQNLGDLKALMAALNRGEQRLEELIARYGVEKIQQGIEHLLEYAELKARAIVQDIPDGSYDFWDYLEKGPGGYPIRLRCKMTIASSDIHLDFSGTDPQVRASFNIPTHNQQGHYMLVPALIRYFRTLDPTIPWNSGMIRMVRNYAPPASVLNPEPMAAVGARAATFIRLMDVITGALGKAQGNMVPAAGAGQACIVMMAMTDASDGKKKVGVIQPICGGSGARPMKDGIDGMDFAVGHLRNIPAETVESEMPVLIEHYGLRTDSAGAGTFRGGSGIDLCVRILTPDTVLTARNMERMEFQPWGRLGGGVGSHGEAIFNAGRASEHHLGRIDELLLQPGETVTFLSQGGGGYGDPYERDSRLVLEDVRRGLVSTEKALELYGVVIDGLELNESDTEQMRAKRARKQEEFAYGKAREQFEDIWSDEMQVTLNQALLNAPLALRDYLKRQTMGIVEEKHKDSLTVDPREISDIMEGIRQQIGLN, encoded by the coding sequence ATGATCGGTGACAAGGTCTTTCTTGAGATTTTCAACAACCGGATTCAAGCCGCCGTGGAAGAAATGGCGAATGTCGTTCTGCGCACAGGATTCACCGCTTTTGTCAAAGAAACGGGCGATTTTGGAACCTACCTCTTATCTCCATCCGGGGAAACGTTCGGCTCGCCGCTGGAGACGGGCTACAATCTGTCCCTGGGCATTCCTGCTGCTGCGACCATTAACAGTATAGAAGACTGGAAGGAAGGGGATCTCGTCATATGTAATGATCCATATTCTACCAAAGGCATGGTCACACACCTTCCAGACATTCATCTCATCAAGCCTTATTTTCACGAAGAGCGTATTATTGCATACGGCATGTGCTTTGTTCATTCTTCTGACGTGGGTGGCAAGGTACCGGGGAGTGTATCTCCCAGCGCCTACGATATTCATATGGAAGGCATTCGTATTGCACCAGTCAAGCTGTATGAAGCTGGTGTTCTGAACGAGCAGATCCTGCGCATGTTTCTGGACAACAGCCGAATTCCGGAGCAAAATCTCGGTGATCTCAAAGCGCTTATGGCTGCATTGAATCGGGGAGAGCAGCGGCTTGAGGAACTTATTGCACGTTATGGCGTGGAAAAAATTCAGCAGGGCATCGAACATTTGCTGGAATACGCCGAGCTGAAGGCCCGTGCCATTGTGCAGGATATTCCGGACGGATCCTATGACTTCTGGGACTATCTGGAGAAAGGACCAGGGGGATATCCTATTCGGTTGCGTTGCAAGATGACGATTGCAAGCAGTGACATTCATCTGGACTTTAGCGGCACCGATCCTCAGGTCAGGGCTTCATTCAATATCCCTACCCACAATCAACAGGGACATTACATGCTGGTACCCGCACTCATTCGTTATTTCCGTACACTCGATCCGACCATTCCTTGGAATTCGGGCATGATTCGCATGGTGCGAAATTACGCGCCGCCTGCTTCCGTGCTTAATCCGGAGCCGATGGCAGCTGTTGGGGCACGTGCCGCGACCTTTATTCGGCTGATGGACGTAATCACGGGAGCCCTGGGGAAAGCTCAGGGCAATATGGTCCCCGCGGCAGGAGCTGGACAAGCCTGCATCGTCATGATGGCGATGACAGATGCATCCGATGGCAAGAAAAAGGTGGGCGTAATTCAGCCGATCTGCGGAGGTTCGGGAGCTAGGCCGATGAAAGACGGGATTGACGGCATGGATTTTGCGGTCGGTCATCTTCGGAATATTCCTGCGGAAACGGTGGAATCCGAAATGCCTGTGTTAATCGAGCATTATGGTCTTCGTACTGACTCGGCAGGTGCGGGAACCTTCCGGGGTGGAAGCGGGATTGACCTGTGTGTCAGAATTCTAACACCGGATACTGTATTGACGGCTAGAAACATGGAGCGTATGGAGTTTCAGCCGTGGGGCAGGCTCGGTGGTGGTGTAGGTTCACATGGAGAAGCGATTTTTAATGCTGGGCGTGCAAGTGAGCATCATCTGGGAAGAATTGATGAGCTGTTACTTCAGCCTGGAGAAACGGTTACGTTCCTTTCGCAAGGCGGAGGCGGATATGGCGATCCGTATGAACGTGATTCTCGTCTGGTTCTAGAAGATGTAAGAAGAGGGCTGGTATCCACGGAGAAAGCTCTTGAGTTATACGGTGTTGTGATTGACGGCTTGGAGCTAAACGAGAGCGATACCGAACAAATGCGAGCCAAGCGAGCGCGTAAGCAGGAGGAGTTCGCCTATGGCAAGGCGCGGGAACAATTTGAAGACATATGGAGCGATGAGATGCAGGTAACGCTGAATCAGGCATTGCTGAATGCTCCGCTTGCACTGAGAGACTACCTGAAGCGTCAGACCATGGGCATTGTAGAGGAGAAACATAAGGATTCCCTAACTGTAGATCCACGGGAGATCTCAGACATTATGGAAGGGATACGCCAGCAAATAGGGTTGAATTGA
- a CDS encoding ABC transporter permease: MVKSNRGTKLLLYIFVGAVAIYLLLPLLMIMLTSVGSGSASKFPPEGLTLKWYANLSEQTQFLDAFKNSLIASTGAVLLALITGTLAALAIVQYPFPGSGILRAFFVSPMVMPKITLGIAYLILFSKMHIAGGLFALILGEAVIVLPFVLTLVGSALANLHPAHREAAADLGAGPMRIFFTITLPQLRLSLLLSGSIAFVFTFDQVEAALLLLRQDSYTLPIQLFLYMEKWQDPTIAVVSVVLIAFALALFMTIKLVLRSVPGLDRLFGRTKTKGGLDQNE, translated from the coding sequence ATGGTTAAGTCGAACAGGGGCACCAAGCTGTTACTCTACATCTTTGTAGGCGCCGTAGCCATTTATTTGCTGTTGCCGCTGCTGATGATTATGTTGACATCTGTAGGCTCAGGTTCAGCCAGCAAATTTCCCCCAGAAGGTCTGACCTTGAAATGGTATGCCAATCTGAGTGAGCAAACCCAGTTTCTCGATGCATTCAAGAATAGTCTTATTGCTTCTACAGGGGCGGTTCTGCTGGCTTTGATTACAGGTACGCTTGCTGCGCTAGCGATCGTGCAATACCCTTTCCCTGGCTCTGGTATCTTAAGGGCATTTTTTGTATCTCCGATGGTTATGCCGAAAATTACGCTGGGTATCGCATACCTGATTTTGTTCTCGAAAATGCATATTGCAGGCGGACTGTTTGCACTTATTTTGGGTGAAGCGGTCATTGTGCTTCCATTCGTGCTCACTCTTGTGGGCAGTGCGTTAGCCAATCTGCACCCGGCTCACCGGGAAGCTGCCGCGGACCTTGGCGCAGGGCCGATGCGTATCTTTTTCACAATTACGCTGCCACAGCTCCGACTATCCCTGCTCCTGTCGGGGTCTATCGCTTTTGTCTTCACTTTCGATCAGGTAGAGGCTGCCCTGTTGTTGCTCCGTCAGGATAGCTACACATTGCCGATTCAGCTATTCCTGTATATGGAGAAATGGCAGGACCCAACGATTGCTGTTGTGTCTGTCGTTCTGATCGCTTTTGCGCTAGCTCTGTTTATGACGATTAAACTAGTGCTTCGCTCTGTACCGGGACTTGACCGTTTATTTGGTCGCACCAAAACAAAAGGAGGTCTGGATCAAAATGAATAA
- a CDS encoding ABC transporter permease → MNRIAERIVNLYSFGNRTWVTRLLLLLPALAMMGIVYLGGLLIFGRYSFDMYENGKLIRGWDWGAYRAFLSDPYYWKLIGTTFRIAFKVTLWSLLLAYPLAYCIAGLKKPGMKQLLLLLTFLPLLVSAVVRSYGWQLLLSKQGFMNWLFIRLGLTEEGFSMIYNETGVVVALVHIFLPFMVFPILNVLSQSDASLKAAAQDLGAGSWQTFLTITLPLSARGIASGVQIVFTLCLTAFTTPQLIGGGRVMTLPVFIYQRTLDTNWPMAAVASLFLLVSSIVVSLLVNKGAEMLMFRRSRKGGQAYG, encoded by the coding sequence ATGAATCGGATCGCGGAACGGATCGTGAATTTGTATTCCTTCGGGAACCGCACATGGGTAACCCGGTTGCTGCTTCTGTTGCCTGCGCTTGCTATGATGGGCATCGTGTATCTGGGCGGGTTGCTGATCTTTGGCAGATATAGCTTCGATATGTATGAGAATGGCAAGCTTATTCGTGGCTGGGACTGGGGGGCCTATCGTGCTTTTTTATCTGATCCTTACTATTGGAAACTGATTGGCACAACGTTTCGCATTGCCTTCAAGGTTACGCTATGGAGTCTTTTGCTGGCATATCCGCTGGCCTATTGCATTGCTGGTCTAAAGAAGCCTGGCATGAAGCAATTGTTGCTGCTACTCACCTTTCTTCCGCTGCTGGTCAGCGCAGTTGTGCGTTCTTACGGATGGCAGCTTTTGCTGTCCAAACAGGGCTTCATGAACTGGTTGTTCATCCGGCTGGGGCTTACTGAGGAAGGATTCAGCATGATATACAACGAGACAGGTGTCGTTGTAGCGCTTGTCCATATTTTCTTGCCATTTATGGTCTTTCCAATCCTGAATGTATTATCCCAAAGTGATGCCTCTTTAAAGGCAGCTGCTCAGGATTTGGGGGCGGGCAGCTGGCAAACGTTCCTGACCATTACCCTGCCTTTATCGGCAAGAGGCATTGCAAGCGGGGTACAGATTGTGTTCACGTTATGTCTCACCGCCTTCACCACACCTCAACTGATTGGCGGAGGAAGAGTCATGACACTTCCGGTATTTATATACCAGCGAACCTTGGATACCAACTGGCCGATGGCTGCGGTTGCCAGCTTGTTCTTGCTTGTATCTTCCATCGTCGTCTCCTTGCTTGTGAATAAAGGAGCAGAAATGTTGATGTTCCGTCGTTCCCGTAAGGGAGGTCAGGCGTATGGTTAA
- a CDS encoding hydantoinase/oxoprolinase family protein, which translates to MDTLYRLGIDIGGTFTDALVMDHQNRVIAALKTPSIAAAPEQAIFNVLDQLKANGVNIREIDLFVHGTTLGVNTLIERNGAVTGLLVTKGFRDILEIRRLRLEDTTNLYGDKTDPLVPRHRVKEVDERVIASGGILQPLNQEQLLQAVHELVEDGVTALAISFLHAYVNPAHEQLAEDLIRERYPQLFLCRSSAIWPQQREFERTLATAMNAYVGERMGSYFLRLQEGIQAYGLKANLLSTMSNGGIMTAARAANEPVRTLLSGPASGVIAATHIAERAGIHQVITFDMGGTSVDVALIDKEPTYSSENKVGDFPVIIPAVDVTAIGAGGGSIAWLDSVGVLKVGPRSAGANPGPACYQRGGEEPTTTDAYLQLGILHADRFLGGQMRLYPELAERALSNLGEKLGLNAEHTAQAILDVATANMYAQFSPLMARKGVDPRDFTLLAYGGAGPMHAFLMAREVGIGRVLIPPSPGTLCAMGCTVANLRNDFVYTLHKSTQTLVSGELGSLFAELENQGRSWVDEEARGGVKLDNIYCLYSADMRYEGQAFDLEVTLTLEEIEDPKKAGMKFHSSYQNVFGISQPEAEVMFVSLRATIVGVLPTHNTVAPANFPFDESEAEERIITFDHVQQTAKVLKRGQIPQVDAPIPGPIIVEEYDTTIFIPPGFKVHRDAYGNVIGEVEA; encoded by the coding sequence GTGGACACACTCTATCGTTTAGGCATAGATATCGGAGGTACTTTCACGGATGCACTGGTGATGGACCATCAGAACAGGGTGATTGCGGCGCTGAAGACGCCATCGATTGCAGCAGCTCCAGAACAGGCGATTTTCAACGTACTTGATCAACTCAAGGCAAATGGCGTGAACATTCGTGAGATTGATCTATTTGTGCATGGAACAACACTTGGCGTCAACACGTTAATCGAACGAAATGGTGCTGTTACAGGCCTGTTGGTCACTAAAGGATTCCGCGATATTCTTGAGATCCGGCGGTTGCGACTTGAGGATACAACCAATCTGTACGGTGACAAGACAGATCCGTTAGTGCCGAGACATCGCGTTAAGGAAGTTGATGAACGGGTGATTGCGAGTGGGGGGATACTCCAGCCACTGAATCAAGAACAGCTGTTGCAAGCGGTGCATGAGCTGGTGGAGGATGGCGTTACAGCTTTGGCCATCAGTTTTTTGCATGCTTATGTGAATCCTGCTCATGAACAGCTTGCGGAAGATCTGATCAGGGAACGTTATCCACAACTGTTCCTCTGCCGAAGCAGCGCTATCTGGCCACAACAGCGTGAGTTCGAACGAACACTCGCAACGGCGATGAATGCTTATGTAGGTGAAAGGATGGGGTCTTACTTCCTGCGTCTGCAAGAAGGGATTCAGGCGTATGGCCTCAAAGCCAACTTGCTGTCCACCATGTCCAACGGTGGAATTATGACAGCTGCCAGAGCGGCTAATGAACCGGTACGCACGCTTCTATCAGGGCCTGCTTCCGGCGTAATCGCCGCGACCCATATCGCTGAACGAGCTGGGATTCATCAGGTCATCACATTTGACATGGGCGGGACAAGCGTTGATGTTGCTCTGATTGACAAAGAACCAACCTATTCATCCGAAAACAAGGTTGGTGATTTTCCTGTCATCATTCCTGCTGTTGATGTAACGGCTATAGGAGCAGGTGGGGGTTCAATTGCCTGGCTTGATTCCGTAGGCGTACTCAAGGTTGGACCACGTAGCGCGGGAGCCAACCCGGGTCCGGCATGCTATCAGCGCGGGGGAGAAGAGCCGACAACCACAGATGCCTATCTACAGCTCGGTATCTTGCATGCTGATCGTTTCCTTGGTGGACAAATGCGTCTGTATCCCGAACTTGCAGAGCGTGCTCTATCCAATCTGGGAGAGAAGCTTGGACTGAATGCTGAACATACTGCGCAAGCCATTCTCGATGTAGCAACCGCCAATATGTATGCCCAGTTTTCTCCCCTAATGGCTCGCAAGGGTGTTGATCCTCGTGATTTTACGTTGCTCGCATATGGTGGAGCTGGCCCGATGCATGCTTTTCTGATGGCACGTGAGGTAGGCATTGGCAGAGTGCTGATCCCGCCATCTCCGGGAACGCTGTGTGCCATGGGCTGCACGGTTGCCAATCTTCGCAATGATTTCGTTTATACGTTACATAAAAGCACCCAGACTTTAGTGTCTGGCGAATTAGGTTCTCTTTTCGCTGAACTGGAAAACCAGGGACGAAGCTGGGTCGATGAGGAAGCGCGAGGCGGTGTCAAGCTGGACAATATCTATTGCCTATACAGTGCGGATATGCGCTATGAAGGACAAGCATTTGATCTTGAGGTCACGCTGACATTGGAAGAAATTGAAGACCCTAAAAAGGCAGGAATGAAATTCCATTCATCTTACCAAAACGTGTTTGGCATTAGTCAGCCAGAGGCGGAGGTTATGTTTGTAAGTCTCAGAGCGACCATTGTTGGTGTTTTGCCTACTCATAACACGGTAGCTCCAGCAAATTTTCCATTCGATGAGAGTGAAGCGGAAGAACGGATCATTACCTTTGACCATGTACAGCAGACAGCTAAGGTACTTAAAAGGGGACAGATTCCACAGGTGGATGCTCCCATCCCCGGGCCTATTATTGTGGAGGAATATGATACAACGATCTTTATCCCGCCTGGATTTAAGGTACACCGGGATGCCTACGGAAACGTGATTGGGGAGGTGGAAGCATGA